A section of the Vidua macroura isolate BioBank_ID:100142 chromosome 23, ASM2450914v1, whole genome shotgun sequence genome encodes:
- the PLEKHN1 gene encoding pleckstrin homology domain-containing family N member 1 isoform X2 — translation MGNIACVPQAPGGFRNSFRRKPSLKKEQNGKKKLPSFFGIDGGQERDTTTDKILQYIPAKIIQKQENQKENLDQRFPSLFKKGRRKTVVRNLGKIIYYSKVKFKFQHCQEVNSCFLELFQSYLYFQSTGPNGLTYQGLLPLKELEVRELGAGQSPGQQDHAFHISGPLLNPLVVFCPSEAELKQWLYHLEKQIQLCGGSLALPLLSQSGWTQSAGGKEELRWSVQNLPVQDWRGTQRESLGEILCVSKVKLQHLPFQEQHDRLLVLYPSTLVIMSEEPSGLCFKGELPLNAIQVLFEENDKTSFLIEGRLINSIRVTCPSYQDYQEWLYCLKTAQFRNADSSLSGSESFSVGSKPPHPSQFTSSGRGSLSSDGRTNSWASGGRVTTLTQLSQTSGSLPDGHSFLLTPEGRLLEEPLSPGYSQPLHSLAQPSWPSSGLPTQELRRGNSARKSKGKSSGQQLPQDGERSVCSLIPENPKGETQSPLYHEPYSAHGSQQHPLAQLELGRFLQCHEQTGPPQGTVPGPQQLSLEQWHCQPLPGHCREVPTVPIYSTPGTSRRLQPRAPAQGSYLGESSSLPQEHLGLELHPPGGPYDLADGSCPCRDSASFHDYAELQSFQSDLSYDNLWEAEEKEPGGARRPPQVFQV, via the exons ATTATTCAGAAGCAggaaaaccagaaggaaaactTGGACCAGAGGTTCCCCAGCCTATTCAAGAAGGGCCGAAGGAAAACGGTTGTCAGGAATTTGggcaaaattatttattactcCAAGGTCAAGTTTAagttccagcactgccag GAGGTCAACAGCTGCTTCCTGGAGCTGTTCCAGTCCTACCTGTACTTCCAGTCCACGGGTCCCAACGGCCTCACCTACCAG gggctgctgcctctgaaggagctggaggtgcgtgagctgggggctgggcagagccccGGGCAGCAGGACCACGCTTTCCACATCTCAG GGCCCCTGCTGAACCCCCTGGTGGTGTTCTGCCCGTCCGAGGCTGAGCTGAAGCAGTGGCTGTACCACCTGGAGAAGCAGATCCAGCTCTGTGGAGGgagcctggccctgcccctGCTGTCCCAG AGCGGCTGGACGCAGAGCGCCGGGGGCAAGGAGGAGCTGCGCTGGTCCGTGCAGAACCTGCCCGTGCAGGACTGGAGAGGGACCCAGCGGGAATCCCTGGGAGAAATCCTCTGCGTGTCCAAGGTGAAGCTCCAGCACCTGCCCTTCCAG GAGCAGCACGACCGGCTCCTGGTGCTCTACCCCTCCACGCTGGTGATCATGTCCGAGGAGCCCAGTGGCCTCTGTTTCAAG GGAGAGCTCCCCCTCAACGCCATCCAGGTGCTTTTTGAGGAGAATGACAAAACCTCCTTTTTAATCGAAG GCCGACTGATAAACTCCATCCGGGTGACCTGTCCCAGCTACCAGGACTACCAGGAGTGGCTCTACTGCCTCAAAACCGCGCAGTTCCGAAACGCTGACTCCTCCCTCTCGGGCTCCGAGAGCTTCTCTGTGGGGTCAAAGCCGCCACACCCCAGCCAG TTCACCAGCAGCGGGAGAGGATCCCTCAGCTCTGACGGCCGCACGAACTCCTGGGCGTCCGGAGGGAGAGTGACCACGCTGACCCAGCTGTCCCAGACCAGCGGCTCCCTGCCCGACGGCCACTCCTTCCTGCTGACCCCCGAGGGCCGGCTGCTCGAGGAGCCCCTCTCCCCTGGCTACTCCCAGCCTCTCCAT agcctggcacagcccagctggcccagctcagggctgcccACGCAGGAGCTGCGCAGGGGGAACAGCGCCAGGAAATCCAAGGGCAAGAGCAgcgggcagcagctgccccaggacGGGGAGAGGAGCGTCTGCAGCCTCATCCCCGAAAACCCCAAGGGAGAGACGCAGTCCCCGCTGTACCACGAGCCCTACTCAGCACACggctcccagcagcaccccctggcacagctggagctgggcagg TTCCTGCAGTGCCACGAGCAGACAGGACCACCCCAGGGGACTGTGCCAGGTCcccagcagctgtccctggagcagtggcactgccagcccctgccagggcactgcagggaggTGCCCACGGTCCCCATCTACAGCACCCCGGGCACCTCGCGCCGGCTCCAGCCGCGGGCACCGGCCCAGGGCTCCTACCTGGGGGAG agctcGTCCCTGCCTCAGGAACACCTGGGCCTCGAGCTGCATCCCCCAG GTGGCCCCTATGACCTGGCAGACGGCTCCTGCCCCTGCCGGGACTCCGCGTCCTTCCACGACTACGCCGAGCTCCAGAGCTTCCAGAGCGACCTGAGCTACGACAACCTGTGGGAGGCGGAGGAGAAGGAGCCGGGCGGCGCCCGGCGGCCCCCGCAGGTGTTCCAGGTCTGA